A single Hyperolius riggenbachi isolate aHypRig1 chromosome 12, aHypRig1.pri, whole genome shotgun sequence DNA region contains:
- the LOC137541082 gene encoding skin secretory protein xP2-like, producing the protein MDHAAQEPSMPQPSPMDRAAQEPSMPQPSPMDRAEQEPPMPQPSPMDHAAQEPSMPQPSPMDRAAQEPSMPQPSPMDRAEQEPPMPQPSPMDHAAQEPSMPQPSPMDRAAQEPSMPQPSPMDRAEQEPPMPQPSPMDHAAQEPSMPQPSPMDRAEQEPSMPQPSPMDQAEQEPPMPQPSPMDQAEQEPPMPQPSPMDRAEQEPPMPQPSSMDQAEQEPPMPQPSPMDQAEQEPPMPQPSPMDRAEQEPPMPQPMDQAEQEPPMPQPSSMDQAEQEPPMPLQHVMSQAVAGVLLLSEAE; encoded by the coding sequence ATGGACCACGCAGCACAAGAGCCTTCCATGCCCCAGCCCTCGCCCATGGACCGGGCAGCACAAGAGCCTTCCATGCCCCAGCCCTCGCCCATGGACCGGGCAGAACAAGAGCCTCCCATGCCCCAGCCCTCGCCCATGGACCACGCAGCACAAGAGCCTTCCATGCCCCAGCCCTCGCCCATGGACCGGGCAGCACAAGAGCCTTCCATGCCCCAGCCCTCGCCCATGGACCGGGCAGAACAAGAGCCTCCCATGCCCCAGCCCTCGCCCATGGACCACGCAGCACAAGAGCCTTCCATGCCCCAGCCCTCGCCCATGGACCGGGCAGCACAAGAGCCTTCCATGCCCCAGCCCTCGCCCATGGACCGGGCAGAACAAGAGCCTCCCATGCCCCAGCCCTCGCCCATGGACCACGCAGCACAAGAGCCTTCCATGCCCCAGCCCTCGCCCATGGACCGGGCAGAACAAGAGCCTTCCATGCCCCAGCCCTCGCCCATGGACCAGGCAGAGCAAGAGCCTCCCATGCCCCAGCCCTCGCCCATGGACCAGGCAGAACAAGAGCCTCCCATGCCCCAGCCCTCGCCCATGGACCGGGCAGAACAAGAGCCTCCCATGCCCCAGCCCTCGTCCATGGACCAGGCAGAGCAAGAGCCGCCCATGCCCCAGCCCTCGCCCATGGACCAGGCAGAACAAGAGCCTCCCATGCCCCAGCCCTCGCCCATGGACCGGGCAGAACAAGAGCCTCCCATGCCCCAGCCCATGGACCAGGCAGAACAAGAGCCTCCCATGCCCCAGCCCTCGTCCATGGACCAGGCAGAACAAGAGCCTCCCATGCCCCTGCAGCATGTAATGTCTCAAGCTGTTGCAGGTGTTCTCTTACTAAGTGAAGCAGAGTAA